A single genomic interval of Euwallacea similis isolate ESF13 chromosome 2, ESF131.1, whole genome shotgun sequence harbors:
- the flr gene encoding actin-interacting protein 1, with product MSYSCKSIYSCLPKTQRGQPLVLGGDPKGKNFLYTNGNSVIIRNIADSAIADVYTEHSCNVNVAKYSPSGFYIASGDQSGKVRIWDTVNKEHILKNEFHPFGGPIKDITWSPDNQRMVVVGEGRERFGHVFMSETGTSVGEISGQSKPINSCDFRPARPFRIVTGSEDNTIAVFEGPPFKFKMTKQEHSRFVQAVRYSPSGHLFASAGFDGKVFLYDGTTSDLVGEVGSPAHAGGVYGVSWSPDGKQLLTASGDKTAKLWDVETRQVVSEFKLGNTVEDQQVSCLWQNEYLLSVSLSGFINYLDVNNPEKPLKVVKGHNKPITVLTLSEDRGTIFTASHDGVVTRWNTETGENDKVEGAGHGNQVNSMRIHDGTLYTVGIDDSLKQIDIEGNTYRPQDLKLESQPRGMDILKEQSIIVVASVNEITVVKDNRKLSTLKVNYEPTGVSCSPRGHIAIGGSVDNKVHIYELCGDNLNLLQELTHLGPVTDVAYSPDDKYLVACDANRKVILYETEEYKPATKQEWGFHNARVNCVAWSPDSSLVASGSLDTSIIIWSVEKPAKHIIIKNAHAQSQVTKLAWVDNNTVVSVGQDSNTKLWTITPF from the exons ATGTCCTATAGCTGCA AAAGTATTTATTCTTGTCTACCCAAAACCCAAAGGGGTCAACCACTTGTTCTGGGTGGAGATCCCAAAGGCAAAAACTTTCTCTACACTAATGGAAATTCTGTGATTATAAGGAACATTGCA gaTTCGGCAATTGCTGATGTTTACACTGAACATTCTTGCAATGTAAACGTAGCAAAATACTCACCCAGTGGATTCTACATAGCTTCAGGAG ACCAATCTGGCAAAGTCCGCATCTGGGACACCGTGAACAAAGAGCACAtcttgaaaaatgaatttcatcCGTTCGGAGGCCCAATCAAAGATATTACATGGTCTCCCGATAATCAGCGTATGGTGGTCGTGGGCGAAGGCAGAGAACGTTTTGGGCATGTTTTCATGTCGGAAACCGGAACTTCCGTGGGTGAAATTTCTGGACAGTCGAAACCCATTAACTCTTGCGACTTTAGACCAGCCCGTCCCTTTAGAATCGTGACGGGCAGCGAAGACAATACTATCGCTGTGTTCGAAGGGCCTCcgttcaaattcaaaatgaccAAGCAG GAGCATTCCCGTTTCGTCCAAGCCGTCCGTTATTCCCCATCAGGACACCTGTTCGCCTCAGCCGGTTTCGATGGCAAAGTTTTCCTTTACGATGGTACGACTTCAGATTTGGTAGGCGAAGTGGGCAGTCCCGCCCACGCTGGTGGAGTATACGGCGTCTCCTGGAGTCCCGACGGTAAACAACTACTCACCGCCAGTGGAGATAAGACTGCCAAATTATGGGACGTGGAGACTAGACAAGTTGTTTCCGAATTTAAGTTAGGAAACACCGTTGAAGATCAACAG gTATCCTGCCTTTGGCAGAATGAGTACTTATTGTCAGTGTCTCTTAGTGGGTTTATCAATTATCTGGATGTCAACAACCCAGAAAAACCCCTCAAGGTAGTTAAAGGACACAATAAGCCAATCACTGTCTTAACCCTTAGTGAGGATCGAGGCACCATCTTTACAGCATCTCACGATGGAGTTGTAACCAGATGGAACACGGAAACGGGAGAAAATGACAAG GTGGAAGGGGCCGGGCACGGGAATCAAGTCAACAGTATGAGAATTCACGACGGAACTTTGTATACAGTCGGTATTGATGATAGCCTTAAGCAAATTGATATCGAAG GAAACACATACAGACCACAGGACTTGAAGTTGGAATCTCAGCCACGAGGCATGGACATCCTGAAGGAGCAGTCCATCATAGTGGTAGCTAGCGTAAACGAAATTACCGTTGTGAAAGACAATAGAAAGCTAAGTACTCTTAAGGTCAATTATGAACCAACTGGAGTGAGCTGCTCCCCTCGGGGACACATTGCAATTGGTGGTTCGGTAGATAATAAG GTCCACATTTACGAATTATGCGGAGACAACTTGAATCTTCTGCAAGAACTAACGCACTTGGGGCCCGTTACTGACGTCGCCTATTCACCGGACGACAAGTACCTTGTTGCATGCGACGCCAATAGGAAAGTCATCTTATATGAAACCGAAGAATATAAG cCAGCAACAAAACAGGAGTGGGGTTTTCATAACGCAAGAGTAAACTGCGTTGCCTGGTCCCCTGATTCCTCACTAGTCGCCAGTGGTTCTTTGGATACAAGTATTATTATTTGGTCTGTAGAGAAACCTGCCAAACATATTATCATTAAGA ACGCTCACGCTCAAAGTCAAGTTACGAAACTGGCTTGGGTAGACAATAATACCGTAGTCTCCGTAGGTCAAGATTCCAACACCAAATTGTGGACAATTACTCCCTTCTAG
- the LOC136419486 gene encoding zinc finger protein 131-like isoform X1: MWAQYTGFSLIMHTNILRYMMADQQFVLKWHYHEATLLQNLPYFLENDILSDVTISVGAQHVRAHRIILAMCSVYFLQLFQELKNTQHPVVVLHNASIEDVRAMLAFMYRGQCVVSKDQLPNLLSVAKLLKIQGLCDMKVPEKHVTTEAIPIIDTPEPKCIDFKHGTLLKDPPSNSDLSSCLKSKCETTCCIPSDISVRRRNSNSDYTTAINLSIDSTKAIESSPTWEKPPTTPQENTSPRSPEDTIPFITPIRKHPSPKDSSETCKCFLCGKYLSNQYNLRVHMETHEEAYHACQSCPHVSRSRDALRKHVSYRHPEEYLSRKRKKIDSS; this comes from the exons ATGTGGGCCCAGTATACCGGTTTTTCCCTTATCATGCACACCAATATTTTACGATACATGATGGCTGATCAACAATTCGTGCTGAAATGGCACTACCACGAAGCGACGCTGTTACAGAACCTGCCGTATTTCCTAGAGAACGATATACTAAGCGATGTCACTATATCGGTGGGCGCACAACATGTGAGGGCACACAGAATAATACTTGCTATGTGCAGCGTATATTTTCTTCAGCTTTTTCAG GAATTGAAGAACACACAGCATCCAGTTGTAGTTCTGCACAATGCAAGTATTGAAGACGTGCGAGCAATGCTCGCATTCATGTATAGAGGTCAATGCGTCGTATCTAAAGATCAGCTGCCCAACTTGCTATCTGTTGCTAAATTGCTAAAGATCCAAGGCCTTTGTGATATGAAA GTACCTGAAAAGCATGTAACAACTGAAGCCATTCCAATAATAGACACTCCCGAACCGAAATGTATCGACTTCAAACATGGTACACTCCTGAAAGACCCCCCTAGTAATAGCGACTTAAGCTCGTGTCTAAAGAGCAAATGTGAGACTACCTGCTGTATACCAAGCGATATTTCAGTTCGAAGGCGCAATAGCAACAGTGATTACACTACGGCGATTAATTTGTCAATAGATAGCACGAAGGCCATTGAATCTTCTCCGACCTGGGAAAAACCGCCGACAA CTCCTCAAGAAAATACAAGTCCACGCTCCCCAGAGGACACAATTCCATTTATAACCCCTATAAGGAAACATCCGAGCCCGAAGGACTCCTCAGAGACCTGCAAGTGCTTCTTATGCGGGAAGTACTTAAGTAACCAATACAACTTAAGGGTGCACATGGAAACGCACGAAGAGGCATACCACGCGTGCCAGTCGTGTCCTCATGTGTCTCGAAGCCGAGATGCATTGCGGAAGCACGTGTCTTATCGACATCCCGAAGAGTACCTTTcgagaaaacgaaaaaagatAGATAGTTCCTAA
- the LOC136419486 gene encoding protein abrupt-like isoform X2 — protein sequence MWAQYTGFSLIMHTNILRYMMADQQFVLKWHYHEATLLQNLPYFLENDILSDVTISVGAQHVRAHRIILAMCSVYFLQLFQELKNTQHPVVVLHNASIEDVRAMLAFMYRGQCVVSKDQLPNLLSVAKLLKIQGLCDMKVPEKHVTTEAIPIIDTPEPKCIDFKHGTLLKDPPSNSDLSSCLKSKCETTCCIPSDISVRRRNSNSDYTTAINLSIDSTKAIESSPTWEKPPTITCSSSRKYKSTLPRGHNSIYNPYKETSEPEGLLRDLQVLLMREVLK from the exons ATGTGGGCCCAGTATACCGGTTTTTCCCTTATCATGCACACCAATATTTTACGATACATGATGGCTGATCAACAATTCGTGCTGAAATGGCACTACCACGAAGCGACGCTGTTACAGAACCTGCCGTATTTCCTAGAGAACGATATACTAAGCGATGTCACTATATCGGTGGGCGCACAACATGTGAGGGCACACAGAATAATACTTGCTATGTGCAGCGTATATTTTCTTCAGCTTTTTCAG GAATTGAAGAACACACAGCATCCAGTTGTAGTTCTGCACAATGCAAGTATTGAAGACGTGCGAGCAATGCTCGCATTCATGTATAGAGGTCAATGCGTCGTATCTAAAGATCAGCTGCCCAACTTGCTATCTGTTGCTAAATTGCTAAAGATCCAAGGCCTTTGTGATATGAAA GTACCTGAAAAGCATGTAACAACTGAAGCCATTCCAATAATAGACACTCCCGAACCGAAATGTATCGACTTCAAACATGGTACACTCCTGAAAGACCCCCCTAGTAATAGCGACTTAAGCTCGTGTCTAAAGAGCAAATGTGAGACTACCTGCTGTATACCAAGCGATATTTCAGTTCGAAGGCGCAATAGCAACAGTGATTACACTACGGCGATTAATTTGTCAATAGATAGCACGAAGGCCATTGAATCTTCTCCGACCTGGGAAAAACCGCCGACAA TTACCTGCAGCTCCTCAAGAAAATACAAGTCCACGCTCCCCAGAGGACACAATTCCATTTATAACCCCTATAAGGAAACATCCGAGCCCGAAGGACTCCTCAGAGACCTGCAAGTGCTTCTTATGCGGGAAGTACTTAAGTAA